One genomic window of Undibacterium cyanobacteriorum includes the following:
- a CDS encoding methyl-accepting chemotaxis protein: MKDYFKKMSISKKFALVGLLVCLLFVLPFSMFISGLNSKISTAQLEQSGANTIPSAIKVMQAVQKHRGLNSSVLNGSAEARGNRDAAAQEAASAIEKLYTDAKSNPSLKIEESVKNIKAQWQSLLNERDRINATESFSRHTALVKSVSTTIDLISDNSGLTLSPDEESYFLGILASNALPQLTEKIAVTRGLGAGLLSKGNATQAEKLALGAKAEIVREGMESTKNQIQKIVSSGSSYAHLMGKFQDIESKTNEVLNLITEQILQQEKFNLDSKTYFQKASSVVDASVELELQITKDLEKRTDQIVREGKNERLTSALSSALLFILVIASTYFILGSIQSEIGNEPTAVAEFARSVASGNLDAAIDVRENDETSIAATLNSMARSLRARNDEAQNTARETLRIKIALDNVSTNVMLADNERNIIYMNKSITDMLTKAEPDVRKVLPNFNVKGLIGSNIDQFHKNPGHQKQLLATFTSSHHAQITVGFRTFALSANPVHNEAGERLGSVVEWADITESLAAKREADRVAAENLRIKIALDGCSTNVMIADNDRNIIYANESVRRMLANAENDLRKALPNFSAADLVGSNIDQFHRNPAHQKELLAKFTSAYKTQISVGGHTFALAANPVINSQGERLGSVVEWTDRTDEVAVEKEVQHVVSNAVAGDFSTRINEEGKTGFFASLSTEVNRLLDVSEEGLNEVLRVLAGLSQGDLTQTITKDYEGTFGELKDSSNATVEKLADIVTDVMHAADSLANASEQISATSQSLSQAASEQAAGVEETSSSIEQMAAGINQNAENAKVTDAIAEKASKQAIEGGHAVRETVTAMKEIAAQIGIIDDIAYQTNMLALNAAIEAARAGEHGKGFAVVAAEVRKLAERSQVAAKEIGDLASGSVKTAERAGNLIEEIVPSIGRTSDLVQEIAAASQEQSVGASQVNTAMNQMNQITQQNASASEELAATSEEMTSQAEQLMDLIGFFKLNEQSKSASKNSPQESSVKISKRPMQASKNAGPNIDIAKFERF; the protein is encoded by the coding sequence ATGAAAGACTACTTCAAGAAAATGTCGATATCGAAGAAATTCGCCCTCGTTGGCCTATTAGTTTGCCTATTGTTCGTTCTGCCATTTTCGATGTTCATTTCGGGACTAAATTCCAAGATTTCCACCGCTCAACTAGAGCAATCAGGCGCCAATACAATTCCATCTGCAATCAAGGTAATGCAAGCGGTGCAAAAACATCGGGGTTTAAATTCATCCGTGCTCAACGGTTCCGCGGAAGCTCGCGGCAATAGAGATGCAGCAGCTCAAGAGGCAGCGAGTGCGATTGAAAAACTTTACACCGATGCAAAATCAAATCCTTCACTAAAAATTGAAGAGAGCGTTAAGAACATCAAAGCACAATGGCAGAGTCTGTTAAACGAACGCGATCGCATTAACGCCACTGAAAGTTTTAGTCGTCATACTGCCCTTGTTAAGTCTGTCTCAACAACCATCGATCTCATTTCCGATAATAGCGGCCTGACTTTGAGCCCAGATGAAGAGTCCTACTTTCTTGGAATCCTCGCTTCCAATGCATTACCACAATTGACCGAAAAGATCGCCGTGACACGTGGCCTCGGCGCTGGCCTTCTTTCAAAAGGCAATGCAACTCAAGCTGAGAAATTAGCACTCGGGGCAAAAGCCGAAATTGTGCGCGAGGGGATGGAGAGTACCAAGAATCAAATTCAGAAGATCGTTTCGAGCGGCAGTTCTTATGCACACCTGATGGGCAAATTTCAAGATATCGAAAGCAAAACGAATGAAGTATTGAACCTCATCACTGAGCAAATTCTGCAGCAAGAAAAATTTAACCTTGACTCAAAGACGTACTTCCAAAAAGCGAGCTCTGTAGTAGATGCCAGTGTTGAGCTTGAATTACAAATCACTAAAGACCTCGAAAAACGAACAGACCAAATCGTGAGGGAGGGAAAGAACGAGCGCCTAACAAGTGCCCTGTCTTCGGCCTTACTGTTCATCTTGGTCATCGCAAGCACCTACTTTATCCTTGGTTCAATTCAAAGCGAAATTGGCAATGAACCCACGGCCGTCGCCGAATTTGCACGTAGTGTTGCCAGTGGAAACTTGGACGCAGCAATTGACGTACGTGAAAATGATGAAACAAGTATCGCGGCAACCTTAAATTCTATGGCACGAAGCTTACGTGCCCGAAACGACGAGGCTCAAAATACGGCGCGAGAAACCCTTAGAATCAAGATTGCGTTGGACAATGTAAGCACCAATGTCATGCTTGCAGATAATGAACGGAACATTATCTACATGAACAAGTCAATCACAGATATGCTGACCAAGGCTGAACCCGATGTTCGCAAAGTTTTGCCAAATTTCAATGTGAAGGGACTTATTGGATCAAACATTGATCAATTTCACAAGAATCCGGGACATCAGAAGCAGCTACTCGCCACATTTACTTCGAGCCATCACGCTCAAATCACAGTTGGTTTTCGCACTTTTGCACTCTCTGCCAACCCTGTACACAACGAGGCTGGCGAGCGCCTCGGTAGTGTGGTCGAGTGGGCAGACATCACCGAATCGCTCGCAGCCAAACGCGAGGCTGATCGGGTCGCGGCGGAAAATCTGCGTATTAAGATCGCGCTTGATGGCTGTTCGACCAATGTCATGATTGCCGATAATGATCGCAACATCATTTATGCCAATGAATCCGTACGTCGCATGCTCGCGAATGCGGAGAATGATTTGCGCAAAGCCTTGCCAAACTTTAGCGCTGCTGATCTAGTCGGTTCCAATATTGATCAGTTCCATCGCAATCCAGCACACCAAAAAGAACTGTTGGCGAAATTTACAAGTGCTTATAAAACTCAAATAAGTGTCGGTGGACATACTTTCGCTTTGGCAGCAAACCCGGTGATCAACAGCCAAGGAGAACGACTCGGTAGTGTAGTTGAATGGACCGACCGAACTGACGAAGTCGCAGTGGAGAAAGAGGTTCAACATGTGGTTTCCAACGCGGTCGCTGGAGACTTTAGCACGCGCATTAATGAAGAAGGAAAAACCGGATTCTTCGCCTCGCTTAGCACCGAGGTCAATCGCCTACTCGACGTCAGCGAAGAAGGCCTCAACGAAGTCTTACGTGTACTTGCTGGTTTATCACAAGGTGATTTAACGCAAACCATTACCAAAGACTACGAAGGTACATTTGGTGAATTAAAAGATTCGAGTAACGCAACCGTTGAGAAACTCGCAGATATTGTGACGGACGTGATGCACGCAGCGGATTCACTTGCGAATGCCTCCGAGCAAATCAGTGCAACCTCACAATCTCTCTCGCAAGCAGCGAGCGAGCAAGCCGCCGGTGTTGAGGAAACGAGCTCAAGCATCGAGCAAATGGCTGCTGGCATTAATCAGAATGCAGAGAATGCCAAAGTGACAGACGCAATCGCAGAAAAAGCCTCCAAACAGGCGATTGAAGGTGGACATGCCGTACGTGAAACAGTCACTGCGATGAAAGAGATCGCCGCGCAAATCGGCATCATTGACGACATCGCCTACCAAACCAATATGTTGGCGCTGAACGCGGCAATTGAGGCAGCTCGTGCGGGAGAACACGGTAAAGGATTCGCCGTAGTTGCTGCCGAGGTTCGTAAGTTAGCCGAACGTAGCCAGGTCGCTGCAAAAGAAATTGGTGACCTCGCTAGCGGTAGTGTCAAAACAGCAGAACGTGCAGGTAACCTCATTGAAGAAATCGTGCCAAGTATTGGTCGTACCTCAGACCTTGTGCAAGAAATCGCTGCTGCTTCACAAGAGCAATCGGTGGGTGCGTCACAGGTCAATACAGCGATGAATCAAATGAACCAGATCACCCAGCAAAATGCTTCTGCGAGTGAGGAACTGGCGGCGACTTCGGAAGAAATGACAAGTCAGGCTGAGCAGCTGATGGATCTCATTGGTTTCTTCAAACTGAACGAGCAAAGTAAATCAGCGTCCAAGAACTCGCCACAGGAAAGCAGTGTAAAAATATCTAAACGCCCCATGCAGGCCTCAAAAAATGCTGGGCCTAACATTGACATTGCTAAGTTTGAACGCTTTTAG
- a CDS encoding methyl-accepting chemotaxis protein, which translates to MKNLIDSMKMWQKFALIGIFVLVLFGIPFFILLSMINTNIDVIRGEKEGAQIIPELVKVIQKTQTHQGVNRLVMEGRSELIATRANAAKELDAQFAKLELQVAANSHLKLEQPFREIKQSWERLNSMRDKLNPVEARNQHRDLIESLFTLMATVTDNSGLTLSPDAATYFLMQMSSDSMLNIVETQSHSRALGNDVLDDGKISSAERETLSVLYANLKNKLKSNQMNYERLTYIAPEYKEIFQQQFKQHVESTSATAKFLQDNILSALKIEAPVNEFLAIISPSFEANYQLEFKMIEEMNKAIDRRLEEALSSRRSNILSALFLLITISALSYYIIQRTIQQIGHEPSEVAAFANEVAGGNLNADIELRSDDTGSIAASLKIMVDTIRARITETERVSADVLRIKIALDNASTNVMIADTDLKIIYVNRSALDMLAKSEAALQSQITGLNSSNVLGFPIDRFYPNPELQTTLLKGLSGPHKEQLLIGGRSFVVVANPVENDKGQRLGTVLEWVDITEQLAAQLLSEREAAENLRIKIALDGCSTNVMIADHDRTIIYANASVLSMLKNAESDLKKELPHFNADKVIGSSIDIFHKNPQHQARILSTLTDTFKAQIQVGGRFFALAANPVIDGKGNRLGSVVEWLDRTAEVKVEQQVSHVVEQAAAGNFTTRLEENLQIGFFAKLSKDINQLMNSSENGLNEVLRVLAAISKGDLTQTMTQEYKGTFEKLKVASNETVGKLSQIVKEVSHASHALSNASEQVHATSQALSQSASEQAGSVEQTSTSVQEMAVGIRQNAENAKVTEEIANKASSEALSGGKAVKETVNAMKQIAGKIGIVDDIAYQTNMLALNAAIEAARAGVHGKGFAVVAAEVRKLAERSQVAAQEIGDLAQASVKEAERAGQLIEEILPRISQTSDLVREITGASQEQALGVEQIDEAMNQMSKITQQNASASEELAATAEEMTNRAEQLAGLIGFFKLDEEDVKNRVNQTGGGEKPKTASQFQPASKLMQTATMPVDSTKFVRF; encoded by the coding sequence ATGAAAAATCTGATTGACTCCATGAAGATGTGGCAAAAGTTTGCTTTGATTGGCATTTTTGTGCTGGTCCTATTTGGCATTCCTTTCTTCATCCTATTGAGTATGATCAATACCAATATCGATGTCATTCGAGGTGAGAAAGAAGGCGCACAGATTATCCCTGAGCTCGTCAAAGTCATTCAAAAGACACAAACGCATCAGGGCGTCAATCGCCTGGTAATGGAAGGTCGGAGCGAGTTAATCGCCACGCGTGCGAACGCGGCCAAAGAACTCGACGCACAATTTGCAAAATTAGAATTGCAAGTGGCTGCCAATTCCCACCTCAAACTTGAGCAGCCATTTCGAGAAATTAAGCAAAGTTGGGAACGCCTCAATTCGATGCGGGACAAACTCAATCCGGTCGAGGCGCGCAATCAGCATCGCGATTTGATCGAATCCTTATTTACCTTGATGGCGACGGTTACCGACAACAGCGGACTTACACTTTCGCCAGATGCTGCCACCTACTTCTTAATGCAAATGTCGAGTGACTCTATGCTCAATATAGTTGAGACACAATCGCACTCGCGCGCACTCGGAAACGATGTCTTAGACGATGGCAAAATTTCATCTGCCGAAAGAGAAACGCTCTCTGTCCTGTATGCAAATTTGAAAAACAAACTCAAGAGCAATCAGATGAACTATGAGCGTCTGACCTACATCGCTCCAGAATACAAAGAGATCTTCCAACAACAATTCAAGCAGCATGTCGAATCAACGAGTGCGACGGCGAAATTTTTGCAAGACAACATACTCAGCGCACTCAAAATCGAGGCGCCAGTCAATGAATTTTTGGCGATCATTTCACCCTCTTTTGAGGCGAATTATCAGCTTGAATTTAAGATGATAGAGGAAATGAACAAGGCGATTGATCGACGCTTAGAAGAAGCGCTATCGAGCCGGCGCTCCAATATTTTGAGTGCACTTTTTCTATTGATCACCATCAGCGCTCTGTCCTATTACATCATTCAAAGAACCATACAACAAATCGGTCACGAACCCTCTGAGGTCGCTGCTTTTGCGAATGAGGTAGCTGGTGGCAACCTCAATGCGGACATCGAGCTTCGAAGCGATGACACCGGTAGTATTGCTGCTTCTTTGAAAATAATGGTCGATACGATACGAGCCCGCATTACAGAAACTGAGAGAGTCAGCGCCGATGTACTACGCATCAAAATAGCGCTCGATAATGCGTCTACCAATGTCATGATCGCCGACACCGATCTTAAGATCATTTATGTCAACCGCTCTGCACTCGACATGCTGGCCAAGTCGGAGGCCGCTTTACAAAGCCAGATCACTGGCTTGAACAGCTCCAATGTTCTCGGTTTTCCGATAGACCGTTTTTACCCTAATCCGGAACTGCAAACCACTCTGCTCAAAGGCTTATCGGGCCCACACAAGGAACAACTGCTCATCGGTGGTAGAAGCTTTGTCGTCGTCGCCAATCCCGTCGAGAACGACAAAGGTCAAAGACTTGGCACGGTGCTCGAGTGGGTCGACATTACTGAACAGCTCGCCGCTCAATTGTTGAGCGAACGCGAAGCAGCAGAGAACCTGCGGATTAAGATTGCATTAGATGGTTGTTCAACCAATGTCATGATCGCGGATCATGATCGAACAATTATCTATGCGAATGCATCGGTCCTCAGTATGTTGAAGAATGCCGAGAGCGATTTAAAGAAAGAACTTCCACACTTTAATGCTGACAAAGTCATTGGTTCCAGCATTGATATCTTTCACAAGAATCCCCAGCACCAAGCGCGTATTCTCAGTACTTTGACCGACACCTTTAAGGCTCAAATTCAGGTTGGCGGAAGATTCTTTGCTTTGGCGGCCAACCCTGTCATTGATGGCAAAGGGAATCGTTTAGGAAGTGTAGTGGAATGGCTTGATCGGACCGCAGAAGTCAAAGTCGAACAGCAAGTCAGTCATGTTGTGGAACAGGCTGCAGCGGGCAACTTTACTACTCGCCTAGAAGAAAACTTGCAAATTGGTTTTTTTGCAAAACTCAGCAAAGATATCAACCAACTCATGAATTCGAGTGAAAATGGCTTGAACGAAGTGTTACGCGTTCTCGCTGCCATTTCAAAAGGTGATCTAACGCAAACCATGACGCAAGAATATAAGGGAACATTCGAGAAACTGAAAGTGGCAAGCAACGAGACTGTCGGCAAACTGTCGCAGATCGTTAAAGAAGTATCCCATGCTAGTCATGCGCTATCGAATGCATCTGAGCAGGTCCATGCCACGTCTCAGGCACTCTCACAATCAGCCAGTGAACAAGCTGGGAGTGTCGAACAGACTAGCACGAGCGTTCAGGAAATGGCGGTTGGCATTCGCCAAAATGCAGAGAATGCGAAAGTCACTGAAGAAATTGCTAACAAAGCTTCATCGGAGGCGCTCAGCGGTGGTAAAGCGGTCAAGGAGACCGTCAATGCTATGAAACAAATTGCAGGGAAAATTGGCATCGTCGACGATATAGCCTACCAAACAAATATGTTGGCACTCAATGCAGCCATCGAAGCAGCACGCGCTGGCGTACATGGGAAAGGTTTTGCAGTGGTCGCCGCCGAAGTGAGAAAATTGGCGGAGCGCAGTCAAGTCGCAGCGCAAGAGATTGGCGATCTCGCGCAAGCCAGTGTAAAAGAGGCTGAACGAGCTGGCCAATTGATCGAGGAGATCTTGCCCCGCATTAGCCAGACTTCCGACTTAGTGCGTGAAATCACTGGCGCATCGCAAGAGCAGGCACTCGGAGTCGAGCAAATCGACGAAGCAATGAACCAAATGAGTAAAATTACCCAACAAAATGCCTCCGCCAGTGAAGAGCTCGCTGCGACAGCGGAAGAAATGACGAATCGTGCCGAACAACTTGCTGGGCTTATTGGTTTTTTCAAGTTAGATGAAGAAGATGTAAAAAATAGAGTAAACCAAACAGGCGGTGGAGAAAAACCGAAAACAGCGAGTCAATTCCAACCTGCCTCGAAACTGATGCAGACGGCGACGATGCCGGTGGACTCAACTAAATTTGTACGTTTCTAA
- a CDS encoding chemotaxis protein CheW: MSAITSARKNSEVATIDKPNLGETGQYLTFMLGGETFALGILNIREIIQFGDLTEVPMMPKFVRGVINLRGRVVPVVDLAARFNRTSAQVSRRTSIIIIELEQEDPADTQSIGIVVDAVNEVIDINAADIEPPPSFGAKIRPDFISGMAKKDGRFIIVLNLENVLSMDEMISIGRSIQGTNDTMLEAENESGK; this comes from the coding sequence ATGAGTGCAATAACTAGCGCAAGAAAAAATTCTGAAGTGGCGACCATCGATAAGCCAAACTTGGGTGAAACGGGTCAATACCTGACCTTTATGTTGGGTGGAGAGACTTTCGCGCTCGGCATCCTAAACATTCGCGAAATTATTCAATTTGGTGATTTGACAGAAGTACCGATGATGCCGAAGTTTGTGCGCGGCGTCATTAATTTGCGCGGTCGAGTGGTGCCGGTGGTTGATCTTGCGGCGCGCTTTAATCGGACCTCAGCGCAAGTCTCGCGTCGCACCAGCATTATTATCATCGAACTTGAGCAAGAAGATCCCGCTGATACGCAAAGCATCGGGATTGTAGTCGACGCTGTCAACGAGGTCATTGATATCAATGCCGCCGACATCGAACCACCGCCTTCATTCGGCGCCAAGATTCGACCAGACTTCATTAGCGGCATGGCAAAGAAAGATGGTCGCTTCATTATCGTACTCAATCTCGAGAATGTTTTGTCGATGGATGAGATGATCTCGATCGGTCGTTCGATTCAAGGCACGAACGACACCATGCTAGAAGCGGAAAATGAAAGCGGAAAATGA
- a CDS encoding CheR family methyltransferase translates to MKVEVVRKGVGVNLEPKEFEWISRFLYERTGISLSDGKQALVMGRLDKRLRANGLQSYSDYFALLGRPGYEAETTVAIDLLTTNETYFFREPKHFTFLEKNIIPQFASQRQIRVWSAASSSGEEAYTIAMTLAEHFPTKNWEVVGTDISTRVVEKAQRGLYPMLEAEKIPMSLLKKYCLKGKDEFEDFFLMDPAIKNQVHFSIANLVEPLPDLGMFEVIFLRNVMIYFDIQTKKNLVQRLYERLRPGGYFIVSHSETLNGLDTSLKLVAPAVYQKNSY, encoded by the coding sequence ATGAAAGTCGAAGTTGTTCGTAAAGGTGTCGGTGTCAATCTGGAACCTAAAGAGTTCGAGTGGATCTCGCGTTTTCTGTATGAACGCACAGGAATTTCACTGAGTGATGGCAAACAAGCTTTGGTCATGGGACGTCTGGACAAGCGCTTGCGGGCCAATGGCTTGCAAAGCTATTCCGACTATTTTGCGCTTCTTGGCCGTCCCGGATATGAGGCTGAAACTACAGTTGCGATCGACCTTTTAACGACTAATGAGACTTACTTCTTCCGCGAACCGAAACATTTCACGTTCCTAGAAAAAAACATCATTCCGCAATTTGCCTCGCAGCGTCAAATCCGCGTTTGGAGTGCGGCAAGCTCAAGTGGTGAAGAGGCCTACACCATCGCCATGACTTTAGCGGAGCACTTCCCCACGAAGAATTGGGAAGTCGTTGGCACCGATATTTCGACGAGAGTTGTCGAAAAGGCTCAGCGGGGCTTATATCCTATGTTGGAAGCCGAAAAAATCCCGATGTCTCTTCTCAAGAAATATTGTTTAAAAGGGAAAGATGAATTTGAAGATTTTTTCTTAATGGATCCAGCGATTAAGAATCAGGTTCACTTTAGTATTGCCAATCTTGTTGAGCCGCTGCCAGATCTCGGTATGTTCGAAGTCATCTTTTTACGCAATGTGATGATCTATTTCGATATTCAGACCAAGAAAAATTTGGTGCAACGCCTCTACGAAAGACTGCGCCCAGGTGGCTATTTTATTGTAAGTCATTCCGAAACGCTCAACGGTTTAGATACGTCTTTGAAGCTGGTCGCACCTGCCGTCTACCAAAAAAATTCATATTAG
- a CDS encoding chemotaxis protein CheD yields MNEPGFYIDIFLQPGEFYFGDRETRIRTILGSCVSITMWHPKKHIGGMCHYMLPKNKRHAHGQELDGKYAEDTIHLFLQEIRKANTHAHDYEVKIFGGGNQFPGQDRRVFSVSEQNVEIGRALLAQYGFKIKSEHLGGNGHRNIMFDLWSGDVWVKHVDKVADE; encoded by the coding sequence ATGAACGAACCAGGGTTTTATATCGACATCTTCTTGCAACCGGGGGAATTTTACTTCGGCGATCGAGAAACTCGCATTCGAACGATTCTTGGATCGTGTGTCTCCATCACCATGTGGCATCCGAAAAAGCACATTGGCGGCATGTGTCACTACATGCTTCCCAAAAACAAACGCCATGCACATGGACAGGAGCTGGACGGGAAATACGCAGAGGATACGATACACTTATTCCTCCAAGAGATTCGCAAGGCGAATACACATGCGCATGACTACGAAGTCAAAATTTTTGGTGGTGGCAATCAATTCCCAGGGCAAGATCGGCGTGTTTTCTCGGTCTCGGAACAGAACGTTGAAATTGGTCGTGCCCTATTAGCGCAATACGGTTTCAAGATTAAGTCAGAGCATCTCGGTGGCAACGGTCACCGCAACATCATGTTTGATTTATGGTCGGGTGATGTGTGGGTCAAGCATGTCGATAAGGTAGCAGACGAATGA
- a CDS encoding protein-glutamate methylesterase/protein-glutamine glutaminase: MSGNIKVMVVDDSAVVRQVLTALLSKEAGIDVIAAASDPIFAMDKMNTNWPDVIVLDVEMPRMDGITFLKKIMSIRPTPVVICSTLTEKGAATSMQALAAGAVTIVTKPKAGLKSFLEMDAGDIIQAVKSAAIADMRRLKAMTTMPSQIPPKLKINEVMPEHEGHAIATSAMATTTDRIVAIGTSTGGTQALEKVLLSLPRTAPGIVIVQHMPEKFTAAFADRLNKICELEVLEAKNGDRVIPGRVLVAPGGLHMQVKRSGAQYHVEIIDAPPVNRHRPSVDVLFRSVAKCAGKNAFGIIMTGMGDDGAIGLKEMHDAGAETVAQDEKTCVVYGMPKEAVKLGAVDRILPLETIADAITHYGKQHA, from the coding sequence ATGAGCGGTAACATCAAAGTAATGGTAGTCGACGACTCGGCCGTCGTTCGGCAAGTTCTCACAGCACTGCTGAGCAAAGAAGCAGGGATTGACGTGATCGCTGCCGCCTCCGACCCTATCTTTGCCATGGATAAGATGAACACCAACTGGCCCGATGTGATTGTGCTGGATGTGGAAATGCCGCGCATGGATGGCATCACCTTCTTGAAAAAAATCATGTCGATCCGCCCCACTCCTGTCGTGATTTGCTCGACTCTCACCGAGAAAGGGGCAGCCACCAGTATGCAAGCACTCGCCGCTGGTGCGGTCACCATTGTCACCAAGCCGAAAGCCGGATTAAAGAGTTTTCTTGAGATGGATGCGGGCGACATAATACAAGCTGTTAAATCTGCGGCGATCGCGGATATGCGTCGCTTAAAAGCGATGACAACGATGCCTTCGCAAATTCCACCAAAATTAAAAATCAATGAGGTGATGCCTGAGCATGAAGGGCATGCGATTGCCACCTCCGCGATGGCGACCACCACTGACCGCATCGTTGCGATTGGCACCTCCACTGGTGGCACGCAAGCGCTTGAAAAAGTCCTGCTTAGCCTCCCTCGCACGGCTCCCGGTATTGTGATCGTTCAACACATGCCAGAAAAATTCACGGCCGCATTCGCTGATCGCCTCAATAAAATTTGTGAACTGGAAGTGTTGGAAGCGAAGAATGGTGATCGTGTCATTCCGGGGCGCGTGCTGGTTGCGCCGGGCGGACTGCACATGCAAGTGAAACGCAGCGGTGCTCAATATCACGTCGAAATCATCGATGCGCCACCGGTCAATCGTCATCGTCCCTCGGTTGATGTATTATTTCGTTCGGTCGCGAAGTGCGCGGGGAAGAATGCTTTTGGCATTATCATGACGGGTATGGGTGATGATGGCGCAATCGGCCTCAAAGAAATGCATGATGCAGGCGCTGAAACGGTCGCTCAAGACGAAAAAACTTGTGTGGTATATGGAATGCCGAAAGAAGCCGTAAAACTTGGTGCGGTCGATCGCATCTTGCCTTTAGAAACAATTGCTGATGCAATCACTCATTACGGTAAACAACACGCTTAG
- a CDS encoding ATP-binding response regulator, translating into MLASLRENYLRDLPGHIDEIEQILLEIEREGFELGMCRELYRQVHTLKGSGGTYGLDFLSDICHPFEDLLSALIESPMLAKQGAIELGLQYVDLMRKACFVYAMGSEPSADLKLHLHALRQHASRNSLAALVVEGSDLVAGMIRDTLKEFGFRTEVMRDGYTALGRILSEPFDLLVTGLEVKRLNGLALISAVRKSGVRTGKTKTILITASQLTAHAELPDYIVRKNADLRTQFRQVVEQALKTQNHVLEHHHHFD; encoded by the coding sequence ATGCTCGCAAGTTTGCGAGAAAATTATCTGCGAGATTTGCCTGGCCATATCGACGAGATAGAGCAGATTCTGCTCGAAATTGAGCGCGAAGGATTTGAACTCGGCATGTGCCGTGAGTTGTATCGTCAAGTTCATACTCTGAAGGGAAGCGGAGGCACCTATGGCTTGGATTTTTTGAGCGACATTTGCCATCCTTTCGAAGATCTCCTCAGCGCATTGATTGAAAGCCCGATGCTAGCGAAACAAGGGGCGATCGAGTTAGGCTTGCAATACGTAGATTTGATGCGTAAGGCTTGTTTTGTCTATGCGATGGGATCAGAGCCAAGCGCCGACCTCAAACTCCATTTACACGCTTTGCGCCAGCATGCGAGCCGAAATTCTCTTGCGGCTCTTGTGGTGGAGGGGTCGGACTTGGTCGCTGGTATGATTCGAGATACCTTGAAGGAATTTGGTTTTCGCACCGAAGTCATGCGAGATGGCTACACGGCACTTGGGCGTATCTTATCCGAGCCTTTTGATTTGCTGGTGACAGGCTTGGAAGTCAAGCGTCTCAATGGTTTGGCACTCATCAGTGCAGTGCGGAAATCTGGTGTGAGAACAGGCAAAACCAAAACCATTTTGATCACCGCCAGTCAATTGACAGCGCATGCCGAATTGCCAGACTATATCGTACGTAAAAATGCTGATCTACGCACCCAATTCCGTCAGGTCGTTGAACAGGCGCTCAAGACTCAGAATCACGTACTCGAGCACCATCATCACTTTGATTAG
- the rfaE2 gene encoding D-glycero-beta-D-manno-heptose 1-phosphate adenylyltransferase has translation MLNFEEKMCEPSDLAQRLSQLPKPVVLTNGVFDLLHRGHVTYLAQARALGGSLVVAVNTDASVRRLGKGSERPINTCEDRMAVLAALQAVDLVVAFDEDTALETVEIARPDIYVKGGDYEMDQIPEGRAVIAYGGQVKAIAFEHDRSTTKTLAKLRL, from the coding sequence ATGCTGAATTTTGAAGAAAAAATGTGTGAACCTAGCGATCTTGCGCAACGGCTCAGTCAGCTCCCTAAACCTGTGGTTTTGACGAATGGTGTGTTCGATCTTCTGCATCGGGGCCATGTTACTTATTTGGCGCAAGCACGAGCGCTCGGTGGATCTCTTGTGGTGGCGGTCAATACCGATGCATCGGTGCGCCGCCTTGGTAAGGGAAGTGAACGACCCATTAATACTTGTGAAGATCGCATGGCGGTGTTGGCGGCCTTACAAGCAGTGGATCTTGTTGTTGCGTTTGACGAGGATACCGCCCTTGAGACGGTTGAAATCGCAAGGCCCGACATTTACGTCAAGGGTGGCGATTATGAAATGGACCAAATCCCTGAGGGTAGGGCGGTCATCGCTTACGGTGGACAGGTAAAAGCGATAGCTTTTGAGCATGATCGCTCAACGACGAAGACGTTGGCGAAACTGCGCTTATAA